A region of the Bacillus sp. NP247 genome:
AATATTGCGCTTGTAAATTACCATTTTGGTTCAAAAGAAAAGTTGATTAGTGAGACGATTAAAGTCTTATTAATTAGCTTTCAAGGCACTTTTTCTATTTTAGATGATATTACAGTGCCAGCGAAAGAAAGATTAAAAATATTTTTATTTGATTATGTACTAGTAATTCGGCAATATCCTGAGTTAGTTAGGAAGATTATTGCAATGGGAACTACGGTATTTACATCTCAATACGAATATGGAGATTTTTTGAAGAGGCTAGGTTTTAGTAAGGTGAAGAATATTTTGAGTGAAATAACAAATGAAACGGATCAGGAAATTTTAATGATGATGACAGTGCAAATATTTGGATCTATTTTTCTTCCAGCATTAATGATGCCAATTCTTGAATCAGGGGCAGATATAAGAGTACTGCCTGTAGAAAAACAGATTGATTTCCTATTTGAACGCTATTTTTATAAAAATTGAGATAGTGGGTGATAGAGATGATTAGTTTTATTAGAAAGCATTGGTGTGATGTAGGGTTAGTTGTGGCTATTGTTGTCGTTGTTTGTTTAGTCGCGAATTTGGGAGAAATGAGTGAAATAAAAGTACTGTTAGCGTTAAGTTTTGTAGCCATTTTAGTGCATCAATTTGAAGAGTATCGTTGGCCAGGTTATTTCGCTGGTCTGTTTAATGTAGTTATATTTAAAAGTGATATACCAGATCGCTATCCATTAAATACGCAATCTGCTATGGTAATAAATATTTTGATTGCGTATGTTTTTTATTTACTTCCGGTTTTCTTTCAAAATATAATATGGCTTGGGATGGCACCTATTTTAATGGGGTTTTTTCAATTCATATGGCATGGTATTTTTGCGAATATAAAAGCTAAAACAATATACAATCCGGGATTAGGTGCGGTTGTATTACTACATGTTCCGATTGGTTATGCATATATGAGATATGTTCTTTTACACAATCTAGCTACAAATTTGGATTGGATATTAGGGCTGATCTATTTTCTAGTAGCTACCTATTTTTTAATTATAAAAGGAAATATGTTAATGAAAAGTAAGGAGACAAATCATTATTTTTCTAAAAAGCAATTAGGTCCGTACAATGATGCATGAAAGTGATCCAGAATTCAGAAGGGATTTTTGATGCTGAAGAGAGTACAAGTGTATGATTAATGAATAAATTATGACGGAAAAATGAATAATTTTCAGAAAAATAAAATAATATATTTATTTTTTTCTGAAAATATAATATAGTTATGGCACAGAAAGTATTTTAGCATAAGGAGGCTTTTTTTATGAGGATTAAAGGGAATTATGTGCCAAAGAGGGAAGTTTTGTTTTGCTCAAGTTCAATTACGGTAGGGGAAACGCTGGAGCATTTAAATAAGACGGGGTATCGTTGTGTACCAGTTTTAGATGAAAAAAAAGAGAAGTTTTTAGGGAATGTATAC
Encoded here:
- a CDS encoding TetR/AcrR family transcriptional regulator — its product is MRGNENISTKEKILNTTLELIKNEGFESITIRKIAALSDVNIALVNYHFGSKEKLISETIKVLLISFQGTFSILDDITVPAKERLKIFLFDYVLVIRQYPELVRKIIAMGTTVFTSQYEYGDFLKRLGFSKVKNILSEITNETDQEILMMMTVQIFGSIFLPALMMPILESGADIRVLPVEKQIDFLFERYFYKN
- a CDS encoding HXXEE domain-containing protein, with product MIEMISFIRKHWCDVGLVVAIVVVVCLVANLGEMSEIKVLLALSFVAILVHQFEEYRWPGYFAGLFNVVIFKSDIPDRYPLNTQSAMVINILIAYVFYLLPVFFQNIIWLGMAPILMGFFQFIWHGIFANIKAKTIYNPGLGAVVLLHVPIGYAYMRYVLLHNLATNLDWILGLIYFLVATYFLIIKGNMLMKSKETNHYFSKKQLGPYNDA